The Oculatellaceae cyanobacterium genomic interval TATGTCGCGCCAGTTTATTTAAATCCAGCATATTAAGTATGAAATCTTAACGATCAATTATGAAGAGAAATTATTTTAACTACCTTGATCATATAGCCCGCACAGGCGGGCTTTGTTAGTATAGCCCCAGTCTTAAGGCTGGGGGAAAAAGAAGTTATTTAACACCAAGCAGAAAAATCTTGGGCAAACTGAGAAAGGGATAATAACTTAATTCTGCTGCGAAGTCTTATAGATGCTTGCTGCGCGGGTGTATTATATCCCCAATCTGCTAAAAACAATTTCACAGCTTCAAGGTCTGGTTGCTGTTCCACACTTTGTAAAGTTTTTAACCGATCTTCCACAAACCAAATACTAGCAGCATCTACTGAGAAGGCTGTTAATAATTCCCGTAACGTTTGATGTTTAGAACGTTTAACCTCCTTACCGATAATCAACTCAGTAGGCATATTAATATTTTGCTGCTGCAATAGTTGCTGGGCAAACCGCCCTTCCTTAGTAGTTACAATTACAGGCTGAACAGAACTAGCAAGCAGCGATCGCAACCTTTCCACAATCCCAGGATAAAATCTATGCAGCGCCAACCAGCTATCTAAATCTTCAGCAATCCAGCGATCGCGGATTTGATCTAGCTGCAAGCCTATCTCTGCTGCATTAAGATTTTCTTCTAATACAATTTTCTGGGCAACTCCAACCCAATCTTGCCAAATCTTTTCTTCCGGTACACCTAAAATCAACGCCCGCAACAGCAACGGCATTTCCCAACCAACCTCGATCACAGGTCTGAGCTTATAAAAATTCTCAGCTAAATTTTCCGGTTGTATCTGACTATCTGCTGTCCATATTTGGCAGTAAGTACGCCAAGATGTTTGAAAATATTCAATCATCCCATCGCAAAGCACACCATCAAAATCTAAAGCTAAAACAGTTGGCTCAATTGTAGGCATAGTCTTAAGCTATTGTGCATTTACAGCAGATTGTAGATAACTAAGGTACAGTAATATCAGTGGATCAAAGGGTAAAATAAAACCCTATTCTACTGTCGTGCATTGCCAAAACAAAAACTAACATAGAAAAAGACGCTTCGCAGTAGCCAAGCGCAGACAGAAAGAGTGCAAAATTTCACAATTGAGTATTGAAGCTTTTTTACGAAAATTTTCTCCAACTACTACCAAAATGTTTGATATTTTCACTGCTGCTGTCGTGGATTTAATTAGTCCTAAAAATTTAAAAAACTGGTTTATAAACTGTTGTTACAGCACTTCATAAACCTGCAATACCATATAAATGCAAAAATATTAACACAGTTAATAAATCCTGGTAAAATTGCCAATTAAACAAATTTACCTATTGTGAGATTTCAGATGCAATTATCTATAAGCAAAATTACTCTGCTACTGATGGTACATTTTACTCACTCACTAAAGCTTTCTTCTAGAAGATGGAAACAACAAGGAAGAATAAGGAAAAAAAATCTACTTCTGCCTATAGTTTTTTACCT includes:
- a CDS encoding HAD hydrolase-like protein — its product is MPTIEPTVLALDFDGVLCDGMIEYFQTSWRTYCQIWTADSQIQPENLAENFYKLRPVIEVGWEMPLLLRALILGVPEEKIWQDWVGVAQKIVLEENLNAAEIGLQLDQIRDRWIAEDLDSWLALHRFYPGIVERLRSLLASSVQPVIVTTKEGRFAQQLLQQQNINMPTELIIGKEVKRSKHQTLRELLTAFSVDAASIWFVEDRLKTLQSVEQQPDLEAVKLFLADWGYNTPAQQASIRLRSRIKLLSLSQFAQDFSAWC